One part of the Clarias gariepinus isolate MV-2021 ecotype Netherlands chromosome 24, CGAR_prim_01v2, whole genome shotgun sequence genome encodes these proteins:
- the dnajc25 gene encoding dnaJ homolog subfamily C member 25, translating into MAAPTGSAPRLGVSAAVLLFISALCVPSALALIEGLYCGTQICYDVLGVSRDASKAEIGRAYRNLARIYHPDRFQAGDPALAGETAESAEQKFLLIATAYETLKDEESRRDYDYMLDHPEQYYSHYYTYYRRRLAPKVDVRIVILVTVCAISLFQYYSWWSSYTEAINYLTTVPKYRIQATELAKQQGLLNRTKEKGKNRRSKEEIREEEEEIIRDIIKNKIDIKGGYQKPNISDILLFKIILFPYHMCLYVAWYCSWVYRFTVRGEEYGEEEKLYIIRKNMKMSQAQFDSLDDHLIRTFLERRLWVKENYEVYRVEQEDEMKMKMATDPRWKRYRRWMKSEGPGRITFIDD; encoded by the exons ATGGCGGCTCCCACAGGCTCTGCGCCGCGGCTCGGTGTGAGCGCTGCTGTTCTTCTCTTCATTTCGGCGCTTTGCGTTCCCTCGGCTTTAGCTCTGATTGAAGGACTGTACTGCGGCACGCAGATCTGCTACGATGTCCTCGGGGTGAGCAGAGACGCGTCCAAAGCAGAGATCGGCCGTGCGTACCGCAACCTGGCCCGGATATATCACCCGGACCGCTTCCAGGCTGGAGACCCGGCACTGGCCGGAGAGACCGCGGAGAGCGCGGAGCAGAAGTTTCTGCTCATCGCTACTGCGTATGAAACGTTAAAA GATGAAGAATCACGCAGGGACTATGACTACATGCTGGATCACCCGGAGCAATACTACAGCCACTACTACACCTACTACAGGAGACGGCTGGCACCCAAAGTAGACGTTCGGATAGTCATTCTCGTGACCGTGTGTGCAATTTCACTTTTTCAG TATTATAGCTGGTGGAGCAGCTACACCGAAGCAATCAACTACCTTACCACCGTCCCGAAGTATCGCATCCAGGCGACCGAGCTGGCCAAGCAGCAAGGCCTGCTAAACCGCACCAAAGAGAAAGGCAAGAACCGGCGTTCCAAAGAGGAGATCCgcgaagaagaagaggagatcATACGCGACATCATAAAGAACAAGATCGACATCAAAGGAGGCTACCAGAAGCCCAACATCTCCGACATCCTGCTGTTCAAGATCATCCTGTTCCCGTACCACATGTGCCTGTACGTGGCGTGGTACTGCTCGTGGGTTTATCGCTTCACCGTCCGAGGCGAGGAGTACGGAGAGGAGGAGAAACTCTACATCATCCGCAAGAACATGAAAATGTCACAGGCGCAGTTCGACAGTCTGGACGACCACCTGATACGGACGTTCCTGGAGCGTCGGCTGTGGGTAAAAGAGAACTACGAG GTGTACAGAGTAGAGCAGGAGGAtgagatgaagatgaagatggcCACGGACCCGCGGTGGAAGCGCTACAGGCGCTGGATGAAGAGCGAAGGACCCGGCCGCATTACCTTCATCGACGATTAA